A part of Podarcis muralis chromosome 15, rPodMur119.hap1.1, whole genome shotgun sequence genomic DNA contains:
- the SMG8 gene encoding nonsense-mediated mRNA decay factor SMG8, with amino-acid sequence MVGATAVQGPVGLHELLLAGAERGSSSSSSAGIAAATPAASTAAAAPAAAAAPAAPTTSTTSSSSGPGVVTPGEEEEVCVVGIFGKTALQLSSEKAALVNTVCDRQVFPLFQRGGEARSSAGGTDSAGGQGGGGGGGADPGTVSPSASSSASSSSSASSSAASSSQGDYNLLEAYYSQDCKVLYLVLTSICDSHQLLQACKDLDAMGDARGPGSLGAHLLAPGSSQLPHAEAHEFWKHQEKLHCLSLLYLFSVCHILLMVHPTCSFDITYDRVFRALDGLRQKVLPSLKAAIKDCPVGKDWKLNCRPCPPRLLFLFQLNGALKVEPAPGRGQEFCGHLEKPPAKKHSPKRRLQHALEDQIYRIFRKSRVLTNQSINCLFTVPANQAFVYIVAGGAQEGDDPIAVLLDQLRSNCTTREAEASLAPALAGPRRYQAMRHGRQQLSFHVESSSSSSSSSGQLVDCTLKEFLFQHVELVLGKKGFDDSVGRNPQPSHFELPTYQKWVATALKLYEVAIEGKDSDPSSAIGELTSKIMGSIKVLEGYLDIDTKFSENRCQKALPMAHSAYQSNLPHNYTMTVHKNQLAQALRVYSQHARGPAFHKYALQLHEDCYKFWSNGHQLCEERSLTDQHCVHKFHLLPKSGEKPEPDRNPPVLYHNSRARSTGTCNCGRKQAPRDDPFDIKAANYDFYQLLEEKCCGKLDHINFPIFQPSTPDPAPAKNETSPSPPEGEAEKLKEKEPQTQGESTSLSLALSLGQSTDSLGTYPADPQGGGNNTESHGQAADSKGEKRPSLVDRQASTVEYLPGMLHSNCPKGLLPKFSSWSLVKLGPAKAYNFHTGLDQQGFILGTNYLMPWDIVIRTRTEEEGELDTNSWPAPNKAVPGKRSAVVMGRGRRRDDVARAFVGFEYEDARGRRFMCSGPEKVMKVMGGGPKESALKALNSDMPLYILSSNPGRGLKPHYAQLMRLFVVVPDAPLQIVLTPQVQPGPPPCPVFYPEKQEIKLPSDGLWVLRFPYAYVTERGPSFPPKENQQLMSYKVLRGILKAVIQ; translated from the exons ATGGTGGGCGCGACGGCGGTGCAAGGCCCCGTGGGCTTGCATGAGTTGCTGCTGGCTGGAGCGGAgcggggaagcagcagcagcagcagcgctggcATTGCTGCCGCCACCCCTGCCGCCAGCACTGCAGCCgctgctcctgctgccgctgccgcccccGCTGCTCctaccaccagcaccaccagcagcagcagcggccccGGGGTAGTTACCccgggggaggaagaagaggtctGCGTGGTGGGGATCTTCGGGAAGACCGCCTTGCAGCTCAGCTCGGAGAAGGCGGCCTTGGTGAACACGGTGTGCGACAGGCAAGTCTTCCCCCTTTTCCAGCGCGGCGGCGAGGCCAGATCTTCCGCTGGAGGAACTGATAGTGCAGGAGGGcaaggcggtggcggcggcggcggcgcagacCCAGGAACCGTTTCCCCCTCGGCTTCTTCCtccgcttcctcttcctcctcggccTCCTCTTCTGCCGCCTCCTCTTCCCAGGGCGACTACAACCTCCTGGAAGCCTATTACAGCCAGGATTGCAAGGTGCTCTACCTGGTCCTCACGTCCATCTGCGACAGCCACCAGCTTCTGCAAGCCTGCAAGGACCTGGATGCCATGGGGGATGCCCGAGGGCCTGGCAGCTTGGGGGCTCACCTCCTGGCCCCGGGCAGCTCCCAGCTGCCCCACGCCGAGGCCCATGAGTTCTGGAAGCACCAGGAGAAGCTCCACTGCCTCAGCCTCCTCTACCTCTTCTCTGTCTGCCACATCCTGCTCATGGTCCACCCCACCTGCTCCTTCGACATCACCTACGACCGGGTCTTCCGAGCCTTGGACGGCTTGCGGCAGAAGGTGCTGCCCTCTCTGAAGGCCGCTATCAAGGACTGCCCCGTTGGCAAGGACTGGAAGCTCAACTGCAGGCCTTGCCCGCcccgcctcctcttcctcttccagctcAACGGAGCCCTGAAGGTGGAGCCCGCGCCCGGCAGGGGGCAGGAGTTCTGTGGGCACCTGGAGAAGCCCCCCGCAAAGAAGCACTCTCCCAAGCGGCGACTCCAGCATGCCTTGGAGGACCAGATCTACCGCATCTTCCGCAAGAGCCGGGTCTTGACCAACCAGAGCATCAACTGCCTCTTCACCGTCCCGGCCAACCAGGCTTTTGTTTACATCGTGGCCGGCGGGGCGCAAGAGGGTGACGACCCCATTGCTGTCTTGCTGGACCAGCTGCGGAGCAACTGCACCACCCGGGAGGCGGAGGCCTCGCTGGCGCCTGCCTTGGCTGGGCCTCGGAGGTACCAGGCCATGCGGCACGGGAGACAGCAGCTGTCTTTCCAcgtggagagcagcagcagcagttccagCTCCTCGGGGCAGCTGGTGGACTGCACCTTGAAGGAGTTCCTCTTCCAGCACGTGGAGCTGGTCCTGGGCAAGAAGGGCTTTGACGACAGTGTAGGGAGGAACCCGCAGCCTTCCCACTTTGAGCTGCCCACCTACCAGAAGTGGGTGGCCACAGCCCTGAAGCTGTACGAAGTGGCCATTGAAGGCAAGGACAGCGACCCATCTTCGGCCATCGGGGAGCTGACCTCCAAAATCATGGGGAGCATCAAGGTTTTGGAAGGCTACCTGGACATTGACACCAAGTTCTCAGAGAAccgctgccagaaggccctccccATGGCCCACAGTGCCTACCAGTCCAACCTGCCCCACAACTATACCATGACTGTCCACAAGAACCAGCTGGCCCAGGCCTTGAGGGTCTACAGCCAGCACGCCCGGGGACCAGCCTTTCACAAGTACGCCCTGCAGCTGCACGAAGACTGCTACAAGTTCTGGAGCAACGGGCACCAGCTGTGCGAAGAGAGGAGCTTGACTGACCAGCATTGTGTGCATAAATTTCACTTGCTTCCGAAATCGG GGGAGAAACCTGAACCAGACAGGAACCCACCTGTCCTGTACCATAACAGCCGAGCTCGCTCCACTGGCACCTGCAACTGTGGGAGGAAACAAGCACCCCGGGATGACCCATTCGACATCAAAGCAGCAAATTACGATTTCTATCAG CTGCTGGAAGAGAAATGCTGCGGGAAACTGGACCACATCAACTTCCCCATCTTCCAGCCAAGCACTCCAGATCCAGCACCGGCAAAGAATGAGACGTCGCCCAGCCCTCCAGAGGGCGAAGCCGAAAAGCTGAAGGAGAAGGAGCCGCAGACTCAGGGGGAGAGCACCAGCCTGAGCTTAGCGCTCAGTCTGGGCCAGTCCACGGACAGCCTGGGGACCTACCCAGCTGACCCTCAGGGCGGAGGGAACAACACGGAGTCTCACGGGCAGGCAGCTGACTCCAAAGGAGAGAAGAGGCCCAGTTTGGTTGACCGCCAAGCCTCGACGGTTGAGTATCTGCCAGGGATGCTCCACTCCAATTGCCCCAAGGGCCTCCTGCCCAAGTTTTCCAGCTGGTCGCTGGTAAAACTCGGCCCTGCCAAGGCTTACAACTTCCACACCGGCTTAGACCAGCAGGGTTTCATCCTGGGAACGAATTACCTAATGCCTTGGGACATTGTCATCCGGACACGGacggaagaggagggggagctgGACACGAATTCCTGGCCGGCTCCTAACAAGGCTGTCCCCGGGAAAAGGAGTGCAGTCGTCATGGGCAGAGGGAGGCGGCGGGACGACGTGGCCCGGGCCTTTGTGGGGTTCGAGTACGAAGATGCCCGCGGCCGGAGGTTCATGTGTTCGGGCCCCGAGAAGGTCATGAAGGTGATGGGAGGGGGGCCAAAGGAATCGGCTCTCAAGGCTCTCAACTCCGACATGCCCCTGTACATCCTGTCGTCCAACCCGGGGCGGGGGCTGAAGCCGCACTATGCTCAGCTGATGAGACTCTTTGTTGTGGTGCCTGACGCTCCGCTGCAGATAGTACTGACTCCACAG GTTCAGCCAGGGCCACCTCCTTGCCCTGTCTTTTACCCTGAGAAACAAGAGATAAAACTTCCTTCCGATGGACTGTGGGTTCTTCGGTTTCCTTACGCCTACGTGACGGAACGCGGACCGTCCTTCCCTCCAAAGGAAAACCAGCAGCTCATGAGTTACAAGGTGCTTCGAGGAATATTAAAAGCTGTGATACAATAG